One region of Flavobacterium sp. KACC 22763 genomic DNA includes:
- the avs1a gene encoding AVAST type 1 anti-phage system MBL fold metallo-hydrolase Avs1a — MEKTTEIFFFPALNGDSFLVSSEGTNVLIDGGYVNTYRNFLKPKLQELKLKQQVLDLIVVTHIDGDHISGINKLLEENNNVKFIDIKNIWHNSYRHLQFREGDDKKFFSDSLKSLAEMKTTVSLKEELLEKERDVSVKKGSALAKLIHEGLYNWNKHFSGSRVVFHKEALFEGSFSFLILSPNKFKLDKLKDYWLKELYKLGYVNDLSSSDFIDDAFEFVIASAKEMKVNREKNISASYNLDFEKLLLTEFSEDNAPANGSSISFIMQSGNSKILFLGDSHPSVIIESLKLLYADYEFPLYFDAIKVAHHGSAVNTNDELLHLIDSKKFLISTNGNSFGHPDMETIARIVTRKTDYQRTLYFNYPLEIISHINDEKMKEKYNYKCVVSEGAAIKITLHETIN; from the coding sequence ATGGAGAAAACTACTGAAATTTTTTTTTTTCCCGCACTCAATGGCGACAGTTTCTTAGTTTCTAGTGAAGGCACAAATGTTCTGATTGACGGTGGATATGTTAATACATATAGGAACTTTTTAAAACCTAAACTTCAAGAACTAAAACTGAAACAGCAAGTTCTGGATTTGATCGTTGTTACACATATCGATGGAGATCATATTTCTGGAATTAATAAACTTCTAGAAGAAAATAACAACGTAAAATTTATTGACATCAAAAATATATGGCATAATTCTTATCGACATTTACAATTTCGAGAAGGTGATGATAAAAAATTTTTTTCAGATTCTCTAAAAAGTTTAGCAGAAATGAAAACAACTGTATCACTAAAAGAAGAGCTATTAGAAAAGGAAAGGGATGTAAGTGTAAAAAAAGGCTCAGCACTTGCAAAGCTAATTCATGAAGGTTTGTACAACTGGAATAAGCACTTTTCAGGTTCACGTGTTGTTTTTCACAAAGAAGCTCTTTTTGAGGGCAGCTTCTCATTTTTGATTCTTTCTCCAAACAAATTTAAATTAGACAAGCTAAAAGATTATTGGCTAAAGGAGCTTTATAAGCTGGGATACGTAAATGACTTATCCAGTTCCGATTTTATTGATGATGCCTTTGAATTTGTAATTGCCAGCGCAAAAGAAATGAAAGTTAATCGGGAAAAGAATATTTCTGCAAGCTATAACTTGGACTTCGAAAAATTATTGTTGACGGAGTTCTCAGAGGACAATGCTCCTGCCAATGGAAGCTCAATATCATTTATAATGCAATCCGGAAACTCTAAAATCCTTTTCCTAGGCGATTCTCATCCTTCTGTAATAATTGAAAGCTTAAAACTTTTATATGCTGATTATGAGTTTCCGCTCTACTTTGACGCTATTAAAGTTGCGCACCATGGAAGTGCTGTCAACACCAATGACGAATTGCTGCACTTAATTGATTCAAAAAAATTTCTTATTTCGACCAATGGAAATTCTTTTGGACATCCTGATATGGAAACCATCGCCAGAATCGTTACAAGAAAAACAGATTACCAAAGAACCTTATATTTCAACTATCCACTGGAAATTATCAGTCATATTAACGATGAAAAAATGAAAGAAAAATACAATTACAAATGCGTTGTATCGGAAGGTGCGGCAATAAAAATTACGTTGCATGAAACCATTAATTAA
- a CDS encoding DUF6602 domain-containing protein, which yields MINTISDFLEQLKKTGLEQISLNDSDIKHTVTIGNMYEGLTSEILNKSIFSGLNLKIVNNSFIYNDSGRLSKEMDCMIVIGDGKKISFSNQYKYHIRDVVAVVQVKKKLYKNDIYDAHENLRSVIEVSEPRDGEQYMNQILSDSYKLLVGKNLPSYEQLPDLSWREQMMYHYLQLQAFWPIRILIGYESYKKENALRESFYNLLKDAVTEGPKPNYSPVNFPDLLICGQNSIIKNIGMPFAYPLEHRKEFFWQILFTTNEKPMFLLLEMIWTRLSYRFSLGSEIFGDDFSPEGFHKFLSCKENQIDESYFGWEYNYTSFSDEQLAEAPKKMEWEPVKIDENETIILKTLVKNGRIKCDEELKKFLASKNVEVTELIKSLTAKRIAYQENDEILLLIDLPVIALGNGQNYIGENKSGEMFFWMNKQPAGNSKT from the coding sequence ATGATTAATACTATTTCAGATTTTCTCGAGCAACTTAAGAAAACAGGACTTGAACAGATATCTTTAAATGATTCTGATATCAAGCATACAGTAACCATAGGCAACATGTATGAAGGATTAACTTCAGAAATTTTAAATAAATCTATTTTTTCAGGGCTTAATCTGAAAATAGTAAACAATAGCTTTATTTATAATGACAGCGGCAGATTAAGTAAAGAAATGGACTGCATGATCGTTATTGGTGATGGCAAAAAAATATCTTTTTCAAATCAATATAAATATCATATCCGCGACGTAGTAGCTGTAGTGCAGGTCAAAAAAAAACTATACAAAAATGACATTTATGATGCACACGAAAATTTAAGATCCGTTATAGAGGTTTCCGAACCTCGGGACGGAGAGCAATATATGAATCAAATCCTGTCTGATTCCTACAAATTACTTGTCGGCAAGAATCTGCCATCATATGAACAGCTGCCCGATCTCTCATGGAGAGAACAGATGATGTATCATTACCTGCAGCTACAGGCTTTCTGGCCCATTAGAATATTGATTGGGTATGAAAGCTATAAAAAGGAGAATGCCCTCCGTGAAAGTTTTTATAACCTCCTTAAGGATGCTGTCACAGAAGGCCCAAAACCCAACTATAGTCCTGTTAACTTTCCCGATCTGCTGATCTGCGGCCAGAATTCGATAATTAAGAATATAGGAATGCCTTTTGCTTATCCCCTAGAGCATCGAAAGGAATTTTTCTGGCAGATTTTGTTTACCACTAATGAAAAACCTATGTTTTTACTCCTGGAAATGATCTGGACCAGATTGAGTTACAGGTTCAGCCTGGGCTCAGAAATATTTGGTGATGATTTTTCTCCCGAAGGTTTTCACAAATTCTTAAGCTGCAAAGAAAACCAAATAGATGAATCGTATTTTGGCTGGGAATACAACTATACTTCTTTTAGTGATGAGCAGCTCGCTGAAGCACCAAAAAAAATGGAATGGGAACCAGTTAAAATTGATGAAAATGAAACAATAATTCTAAAGACACTTGTAAAAAATGGCCGTATAAAATGCGACGAGGAACTTAAAAAATTCTTAGCCTCCAAAAATGTTGAAGTCACGGAACTCATAAAGTCATTAACAGCCAAAAGAATCGCTTATCAGGAAAATGATGAAATATTGCTATTAATTGATTTACCAGTGATTGCATTAGGAAATGGGCAAAATTATATTGGAGAAAATAAAAGCGGTGAGATGTTTTTCTGGATGAACAAACAGCCCGCTGGTAATTCAAAAACTTAA
- a CDS encoding ComEC/Rec2 family competence protein — translation MKNVFNVNALPATFGDCLLVEYGDDKKLNRILIDGGTGGTKASIKKIFNLLPEDEKELELLVVTHIDQDHIEGILSILEEKALPFKIKSIWYNGYLHLPSDDTESFGPAQGERLTAAILRHSLKWNTEFNEKAVVVPDNGELPVVILGGGMKLTLLSPTNEKLRLLRPVWEKELEDNGLKAGFGYNMEDEGEADDTEKFGKGFFNIEELAANPFKEDSREGNGSSIAFKAEYCGKSVLFCADAHPSVLIESLDKLGKEVHEFDLVKVSHHGSHSNTGPDFLKKISSARFLVSTNGSRYKHPHAEAIAQIIVSDKNHKEIIFNYKTEFNSMWDSKILKDKHNYKAIYSENGCNSLTELFPND, via the coding sequence ATGAAAAATGTATTCAATGTTAATGCGCTTCCAGCCACATTTGGCGATTGTCTTCTTGTTGAATATGGAGACGACAAAAAGTTAAATCGTATCCTCATAGATGGAGGGACAGGGGGGACAAAAGCTTCAATCAAAAAAATATTCAATCTTCTTCCTGAGGATGAGAAAGAATTGGAATTGCTTGTTGTAACTCATATCGATCAAGATCATATAGAAGGAATTTTATCAATTCTGGAAGAGAAGGCACTGCCTTTCAAAATTAAATCCATTTGGTATAACGGCTATCTGCATCTTCCAAGCGATGATACCGAAAGTTTCGGTCCGGCACAGGGCGAACGACTGACTGCGGCAATACTTAGGCATTCACTCAAATGGAATACTGAATTTAATGAAAAAGCAGTTGTAGTCCCTGATAATGGAGAGCTGCCTGTCGTAATATTGGGCGGGGGGATGAAATTAACACTTTTATCGCCAACAAATGAAAAGCTGCGTCTTCTGCGCCCTGTATGGGAGAAAGAACTGGAAGATAATGGATTGAAAGCAGGTTTTGGATATAATATGGAGGACGAAGGCGAGGCGGATGATACCGAAAAATTTGGTAAAGGATTTTTTAATATCGAGGAGCTTGCGGCTAATCCTTTTAAAGAAGATAGTAGGGAAGGCAATGGAAGCAGCATTGCCTTTAAAGCTGAATATTGCGGAAAATCAGTACTCTTCTGTGCAGATGCGCACCCTTCAGTATTAATCGAATCATTAGATAAATTAGGAAAGGAAGTTCATGAATTTGATTTGGTAAAAGTTTCGCACCATGGAAGCCATAGCAATACTGGTCCGGATTTTCTAAAAAAGATTTCCAGTGCCAGATTCCTTGTCTCGACTAATGGCAGCAGATACAAACATCCCCATGCAGAAGCTATCGCACAGATTATTGTTTCGGATAAAAATCATAAGGAAATTATTTTTAATTATAAAACTGAGTTTAATTCAATGTGGGACAGCAAGATTTTGAAAGATAAACATAATTATAAAGCAATATATTCTGAAAACGGCTGCAATAGCTTGACAGAATTATTTCCTAATGATTAA
- a CDS encoding caspase family protein yields the protein MSLIFENKTEGPKMHVLLIGVGGYRYLKEGMEPIDQEFDVAKDLEQLTSPPVSVEALYKCIKELHDAERWIVPLGSVQILLSKAPQGKEVFPGEDLIPATIENIQNEYEKWKKRCDEDSDNVAFFFFCGHGYEKDSLHLLLAEDFAKSSLNPFSGAFCFTETRVGFQSCRAKTQLFFIDSCRGLTNDMLLNRFMANPLDPPSHTQTNCLYDLTQQSVARNKNAQGRMNSISHYTNSLIKALHGGISKKKDDGWVVSTSGICGEMNTLMGIMNPGNAGIEKCSTSYSDSIDLLHHPEAPQAEINIMCCPDEAHSAAGLHCSNLDTADEYRREPEPQPQPWIFQGSAGMYRISAEFNDNSFSNHVEYYPVEPPFMKTKIYIK from the coding sequence ATGAGTTTAATATTTGAGAATAAAACGGAAGGCCCTAAAATGCATGTGCTGTTAATAGGGGTCGGAGGTTATAGATATCTTAAAGAAGGAATGGAGCCGATTGATCAAGAGTTTGATGTTGCAAAGGATCTTGAACAGTTGACTTCTCCTCCAGTATCTGTTGAAGCTTTATATAAATGCATAAAAGAACTCCATGATGCTGAGAGATGGATAGTGCCATTGGGAAGTGTGCAGATATTATTGTCAAAAGCTCCACAAGGAAAAGAAGTTTTTCCGGGGGAGGATTTAATTCCAGCAACAATTGAAAATATTCAGAATGAATACGAAAAGTGGAAAAAACGATGCGATGAAGATTCTGATAATGTAGCTTTTTTCTTTTTCTGCGGGCATGGATATGAAAAGGATTCATTGCACCTCCTTTTAGCGGAAGATTTTGCCAAATCATCTCTGAATCCTTTTTCTGGAGCATTTTGTTTTACGGAAACAAGAGTTGGATTTCAATCTTGTAGAGCAAAAACACAGCTGTTTTTTATAGATTCATGCAGAGGTCTTACCAATGATATGCTTCTTAATAGGTTCATGGCAAATCCTCTTGATCCGCCTTCCCACACTCAGACAAACTGCCTATATGATCTAACGCAGCAATCTGTGGCAAGGAACAAGAATGCTCAAGGCAGAATGAACAGCATTTCACATTACACAAATTCACTTATCAAAGCGCTTCACGGCGGCATTTCAAAAAAGAAAGATGATGGCTGGGTCGTTTCGACAAGTGGAATATGCGGAGAAATGAATACCCTTATGGGTATAATGAACCCTGGAAATGCAGGAATCGAGAAATGCAGCACTTCCTATAGCGACAGCATCGACCTCCTTCATCATCCAGAAGCTCCGCAGGCCGAGATAAATATAATGTGCTGCCCAGATGAAGCGCACAGTGCCGCGGGTTTACACTGCAGTAATCTTGATACAGCAGATGAATATAGAAGAGAACCAGAACCTCAGCCCCAACCCTGGATATTTCAAGGTAGCGCGGGAATGTATAGGATTTCAGCTGAATTCAATGATAATTCTTTTTCTAACCACGTGGAGTATTATCCGGTTGAACCGCCTTTTATGAAAACAAAAATTTATATCAAATGA